The genomic segment ataaattatctcattaagggtaaaatggggattttaaagttaaattgttactaaatagaaatgtgtcattctttttgggactgactaaaaagaaaagagtgttacataaattgggacaaagggagtactaCTTTAGGAGCATCCAACACGCATCCGACAACATTTTTGAAGATTCCGAGCAACATAAATTTCAGCTGCCTTCACATCTATCTGAGATTCTTTTTCTTACAGGAACCAGGGCGAGCTGAGGCCGATTTTGGTCGATTTGATGCTAAAACTGTTGTAAGGAAAATCTACATCTCCTTCTCTAGAAGTGAATTACCAATAGCCGACGAAAATCAGGAAATCCTAGATTTGGTGGAACCAGGCACTCCTCTGCCCTTTTGGTTAAGTGAAAAAGATCTAGCAATCTATGGAGCTTTATACGAGAAATCAGGATTCCAGACTGCTTTGAAGGTTCCTTATAGGTATGGCTGTTCACGGAAAATCAAAAAGCCGAACCAAATTGAAAAtcaaattaaaccaaaaaatttCTGCATATTGTTCGATGAAAAACAACGAGTTCAGTTGCAGAACTTGCTCTAGTTCCACCCCTGAAATGAAACTGACATGCCACCATAAGAACTGGATCATCTTCTCCATGTTGATTCTAAACCATTGTCTTCCCCAACTTGTTCTCTAGCTGTGGTTACCCTGTATTTTGGCTAACATCCTACTTTTAACAGGACCAGGACAGCTCGGGCATATTGTTCCGGCCTTCGATGAAAAAAATCTATTCTTGCCTTGCAGCTTATGCTGTCAAATTAATATAGTCAATTCCAACAAATATTgaactaaaaaaagaaaaaatttcttgATATCGAAATGGTTTGACATTTGAGATTGAAACAGCCAATAGGATATGTTTATAAGTATTACATTGTTTTATGCTAGTTGTTTAGGTAAATCATTGCAGGTCAAATCACAGCAGATTCAACTTTGGGATTCATTACTAATTGATTAACTATTGAATGATTTCATCGATACCATCTTAATTTGGTTTAGTatgaaccatttttttttttttttttaactataggGCCATGGGCAAAGAAATGAATGTGACAGAACGAATGGTTAAAGTTCCAGCACTGTTAATAATGGGTGAGAAGGATTACGTCCTCAAATTTCCAGGAATGGAAGAATACATTAGTAGCGAAAAACTGAAAAGTTTGGCACCAAATTTGGAGATAACCTTTATGCCTGAAGGAACTCATTTTGTTCAAGAACAATCGCCTGATGAGGTTAATCAACTTCTCCTCAGCTTCCTTCACAGTAAAAGTTAAATCCTGAAACCTTCAATGATGATTTTTCGGAAGTGCTGATCTCTATCTGTTTGGACTGTTAACTGCAGTGGCGTAGCCACGTACAGTGATGGGTGGTCAGTGAACGCCCTTTGTTGAAATATTATATTGTGCATAtagaaaatgatatatatatcgAGGGTATTTAAGCGTTCTGATTAGTGTCATATTATAATACTTGTGTTTgtgtatgtgatgtataagcCTATGGCCCATGGTGTATACTGAAGCAGTATGTAGTTTGGAATTCTGGTACAAAAGTTGGATGTGTGATGAATTGGCTTGTTTTACTATCTCCAGCCAAAGCTTGTAATGGATAAATTATACGTAGCTACATTATTGAATGGTTTGGGGGTTTTACAACAActtcaatttctaaattttgggaaaagggtcaaatatacccctttactttaatttattgGCTAACTTTGTCCTCCGTTAGTCGAAGTAGTCAAATATACCGCTCTGTTAGCCAAAGTACACAGATATACCCCTCAATGGATGAAAAATCTCAAATCAATCAAAATTAcccatttaaataaaaaaaaaccatgCCCATCACTTAGACTCGACCCACAACATTATTTCCACCCACCCTAATATACCCTCTATTGTTTGGTATTTTACGGAAGAACAGTTGTATTAATTACTTAGAAACTAATTTTACGgataaaataaacaagaaattGACTGAAGTTAAAAGGGATCAAATGGGATCATCAATTATTGGTCATTAGGGATCCTTTATAAAATACCAAACAAGTTTCTGCAGTTGGATGATGAAAATGGAACCCAGGACATATAAAAGTTCCCAGCAAATGGAAACAAATCAGTGGAAAGAACCCAATCATGAATGTGATGCTCTATAAATGGCTTGTAAGTTGTATCAACATTTATTTCTTAAGTGCCATTGGTAAAATTAGACCTCTGGCATAAAATTCCCTTTAGCTCAAATCATTATTTAACTTTTGGCCAtgtcaaaattaattttaatctGCTCAAAGCAGAAAGCAGTGACAAAACCTTCACAAATCACAAAAACTTCAAGCTAAGTAACAACAAATGCTAACGGAGGGTATATTAGGGTGGGTGGAAATAGTTTTGTGGGTCGGGTCGGGTCTAAGTGATAggcatggtttttttttttagttaaatggATAATTTTGATTGATTTGGGATTTTCCAACCATTAAGGGGTATATCTGTGTACTTTGACTAacggaggggtatatttgactactttgactaacggatgg from the Lycium ferocissimum isolate CSIRO_LF1 chromosome 11, AGI_CSIRO_Lferr_CH_V1, whole genome shotgun sequence genome contains:
- the LOC132036075 gene encoding uncharacterized protein LOC132036075 isoform X3; the protein is MEEINHKFIEVNELKLHVAEIGSESLSPVVVFLHGFPEIWYSWRYQMLAIAKSGCFRAMTFDYRGYGLSKQPAEPGQTTFIDLVNDLLGLLDALNIPKAFLVGKDFGAFVTSLFVVLHEERVSGFVTMGVPFMLPGPSDYDKYLPEGFYISRWAEPGRAEADFGRFDAKTVVRKIYISFSRSELPIADENQEILDLVEPGTPLPFWLSEKDLAIYGALYEKSGFQTALKVPYRAMGKEMNVTERMVKVPALLIMGEKDYVLKFPGMEEYISSEKLKSLAPNLEITFMPEGTHFVQEQSPDEVNQLLLSFLHSKS